The Drosophila mauritiana strain mau12 chromosome 2R, ASM438214v1, whole genome shotgun sequence genome has a segment encoding these proteins:
- the LOC117137872 gene encoding F-box only protein 28, with protein MVSTRQMCSGGGTSASEGVSPFGGAGSGSASGPGIASGSAVASGSGTGVQEPPESTANRSSVLRRTTSYQGHQASSYRVVSAGSLAESPSAVTRHHSYTMQMQRQRPPTATATTSALSLYDLPNELIEKILTYVDYKKVSNLRLVSHRMNDICMAMLNTAFSKQIKTTLSRFQAIKASMPRRESHRRNHPLACECDIIETCYMRLSLLQMSMGKHIERGHCCFFPGAILDEVQAILNYISITPRLQRPYRVTDELFDLSTMAMEYFKDRIEATLPGLAYFNKDFYTLPTTTKRPTLAISSDLEDSASNSPPQNHMVLRKGIRKIKQGMKMYNNQLSVLRTELRTCKRKAAEQSKQLAEQSNLISEQQKQTLEYANRLDENDKKNEEMSRKFSTLLQELNKCKTELQFWRSKSPAIPAVCSSCNQKVAPVVPPEDFQALVNQGVDPEHFIIINEDVDAESDVSVGELKEFASPDESTTAKLLAVSTAAKNLKRKMPSESQSNAIASTSKAAEVAQSQSQPMATGNAGAAKAAGGYSPKLFYGNHQRGGVIVSPVSQNLGVAATTDNTAPGSEALEEPEEAKKARRVQKANRYVNTPGKRSK; from the exons ATGGTGTCCACCCGCCAAATGTGCAGTGGAGGCGGTACGTCCGCTTCGGAGGGGGTTTCGCCGTTCGGGGGTGCGGGTTCGGGATCTGCATCTGGACCGGGAATAGCTTCCGGATCAGCAGTGGCATCCGGATCGGGAACTGGAGTACAAGAGCCCCCCGAGTCCACAGCAAACCGTTCCTCCGTCCTGCGGCGAACCACCAGCTATCAGGGTCACCAGGCCAGTTCTTATCGCGTCGTCTCGGCGGGCAGCCTGGCCGAGTCCCCCAGCGCGGTGACTCGCCACCACTCGTACACCATGCAGATGCAACGGCAGCGTCCACCGActgccaccgccaccaccagcGCACTCAGCCTGTACGATCTTCCCAACGAGCTGATTGAGAAGATCCTCACCTACGTGGACTACAAGAAAGTTTCAAATCTCAGATTG GTGTCGCACCGCATGAACGACATTTGCATGGCCATGCTGAACACAGCCTTCTCCAAGCAGATCAAGACCACGTTGAGCCGCTTCCAGGCGATCAAGGCCAGCATGCCGCGCCGGGAATCCCACCGTCGCAATCATCCGTTGGCCTGCGAGTGCGACATCATCGAGACATGCTACATGCGTCTATCCCTGCTCCAGATGTCCATGGGCAAGCACATCGAGCGGGGCCACTGTTGCTTCTTTCCGGGCGCC ATACTAGACGAAGTCCAGGCGATTCTCAATTATATCAGTATTACGCCCAGGCTGCAGCGACCTTATCGGGTTACCGACGAGCTCTTCGATCTCTCCACTATGGCCATGGAATACTTTAAGGACCGCATCGAGGCCACGTTACCGGGGCTGGCGTATTTCAACAAGGACTTCTATACGCTGCCCACCACAACTAAACGAC CCACGCTTGCCATCAGTTCAGATCTCGAAGACAGCGCCAGCAACTCGCCGCCTCAGAACCACATGGTGCTCCGCAAGGGCATCCGCAAGATCAAGCAGGGCATGAAGATGTACAATAACCAGCTATCGGTGCTGCGCACCGAGCTTCGCACCTGCAAGCGCAAGGCCGCTGAGCAGAGCAAGCAGCTGGCTGAGCAATCAAATCTCATCTCGGAGCAGCAGAAACAGACGCTGGAGTATGCCAATCGTCTGGACGAAAACGACAAGAAGAACGAGGAGATGTCTCGCAAGTTCTCCACCCTTTTGCAG GAGCTCAACAAGTGCAAGACAGAGCTGCAGTTCTGGCGTTCGAAGAGTCCGGCCATCCCTGCCGTATGCAGTTCGTGCAATCAAAAGGTGGCGCCCGTGGTGCCGCCTGAGGATTTTCAAGCGCTCGTCAACCAGGGTGTGGATCCCGAGCACTTTATTATCATCAACGAAGATGTGGATGCCGAGAGCGATGTTAGTGTGGGCGAGCTAAAGGAGTTTGCCTCGCCGGATGAGTCCACCACGGCCAAGCTGCTGGCCGTGAGCACCGCAGCCAAGAATCTTAAGCGCAAGATGCCATCAGAGAGCCAGTCCAATGCCATAGCGTCCACCTCGAAGGCAGCTGAGGTTGCCCAATCCCAATCGCAGCCGATGGCCACCGGAAATGCAGGAGCTGCCAAAGCTGCGGGAGGTTACTCCCCAAAACTGTTTTATGGCAATCATCAGCGCGGCGGCGTGATTGTCAGTCCTGTGTCCCAGAATCTGGGGGTTGCTGCGACAACGGACAATACGGCGCCCGGATCGGAGGCTCTTGAGGAGCCGGAGGAGGCGAAGAAAGCACGTAGAGTACAAAAGGCCAACAGATATGTAAATACGCCCGGCAAACGCAGTAAATAA
- the LOC117137874 gene encoding copper chaperone for superoxide dismutase isoform X2, producing the protein MRRGDESYAGALRSALDGVGQVEIDAQEGRVIIQTQRPWSEIQDKIEATGVRAVLSGFGGQSAVALINTTGSVVDKTPIQGVVRFTTITADKEPGVVVDGVVDGLSPGLHGLHIHESGDTSAGCSSVGDHYNPRQSPHGSPAGVAEERHAGDLGNIRADENGRATFRFVDPVLEVWDIIGRAVVLTANADDLGRGGNDQSLIDGNSGERIACGIIARSAGILENFKRICACDGVTLWDERNKPLAGKERSQKL; encoded by the exons ATGCGAAGAGGTGACGAATCCTATGCCGGTGCCCTCCGTTCGGCGCTGGATGGGGTCGGCCAGGTGGAAATTGACGCCCAGGAAGGTCGGGTGATAATCCAGACCCAACGACCTTGGTCAGAGATTCAGGACAAGATAGAAGCAACAGGTGTAAGGGCTGTACTCTCCGGATTCGGCGGCCAGTCGGCGGTGGCCCTTATTAACACAACAGGAAGTGTAGTGGACAAGACACCAATCCAGGGAGTTGTTCGGTTTACCACCATTACTGCAGACAAGGAGCCTGGAGTGGTGGTGGATGGCGTTGTGGACGGTCTATCGCCTGGACTGCACGGATTACACATTCACGAGAGTGGTGACACTTCCGCAGGTTGCTCGTCGGTCGGAGATCACTACAATCCCCGCCAGTCGCCACATGGAAGTCCTGCAGGTGTGGCAGAGGAGCGACACGCCGGAGATCTGGGCAACATCCGAGCGGATGAAAACGGCAGGGCCACCTTTAGATTTGTGGATCCAGTGCTAGAGGTCTGGGACATAATCGGGAGGGCTGTCGTCCTAACAGCCAACGCCGATGACCTGGGACGCGGGGGCAATGATCAGAGCCTGATTGACGGCAACTCTGGGGAGAG GATTGCGTGTGGTATAATTGCTCGTTCGGCGGGCATCTTGGAAAACTTTAAGAGAATCTGTGCATGCGATGGGGTCACCCTTTGGGATGAACGCAATAAGCCACTGGCTGGCAAGGAGCGATCACAAAAGCTGTAA
- the LOC117137875 gene encoding uncharacterized protein LOC117137875: protein MEKSEIRLQRMSNEYQSQSSYMYLRTKMLLKIENTLLRSHRQRETTGIKKLYNSFFVLF from the coding sequence ATGGAGAAATCTGAAATACGACTGCAACGCATGTCTAATGAATATCAGTCGCAATCGAGCTATATGTACCTCCGGACCAAGATGCTGTTAAAAATCGAGAATACCCTACTTCGAAGCCATCGTCAGCGTGAGACCACCGGTATCAAGAAACTATACAATTCGTTTTTcgtattgttttaa
- the LOC117137874 gene encoding copper chaperone for superoxide dismutase isoform X1, producing the protein MTEGAISLNLSTSIDTKVCLSLLFGTLTINMSSIKIEFAVQMRRGDESYAGALRSALDGVGQVEIDAQEGRVIIQTQRPWSEIQDKIEATGVRAVLSGFGGQSAVALINTTGSVVDKTPIQGVVRFTTITADKEPGVVVDGVVDGLSPGLHGLHIHESGDTSAGCSSVGDHYNPRQSPHGSPAGVAEERHAGDLGNIRADENGRATFRFVDPVLEVWDIIGRAVVLTANADDLGRGGNDQSLIDGNSGERIACGIIARSAGILENFKRICACDGVTLWDERNKPLAGKERSQKL; encoded by the exons ATGACAGAGGGCGCGATTAGTCTGAACCTATCGACGTCCATCGATACCAAAGTTTGTTTATCATTGTTATTCGGCACTTTGACCATCAACATGAGCTCCATCAAG ATCGAATTTGCAGTGCAGATGCGAAGAGGTGACGAATCCTATGCCGGTGCCCTCCGTTCGGCGCTGGATGGGGTCGGCCAGGTGGAAATTGACGCCCAGGAAGGTCGGGTGATAATCCAGACCCAACGACCTTGGTCAGAGATTCAGGACAAGATAGAAGCAACAGGTGTAAGGGCTGTACTCTCCGGATTCGGCGGCCAGTCGGCGGTGGCCCTTATTAACACAACAGGAAGTGTAGTGGACAAGACACCAATCCAGGGAGTTGTTCGGTTTACCACCATTACTGCAGACAAGGAGCCTGGAGTGGTGGTGGATGGCGTTGTGGACGGTCTATCGCCTGGACTGCACGGATTACACATTCACGAGAGTGGTGACACTTCCGCAGGTTGCTCGTCGGTCGGAGATCACTACAATCCCCGCCAGTCGCCACATGGAAGTCCTGCAGGTGTGGCAGAGGAGCGACACGCCGGAGATCTGGGCAACATCCGAGCGGATGAAAACGGCAGGGCCACCTTTAGATTTGTGGATCCAGTGCTAGAGGTCTGGGACATAATCGGGAGGGCTGTCGTCCTAACAGCCAACGCCGATGACCTGGGACGCGGGGGCAATGATCAGAGCCTGATTGACGGCAACTCTGGGGAGAG GATTGCGTGTGGTATAATTGCTCGTTCGGCGGGCATCTTGGAAAACTTTAAGAGAATCTGTGCATGCGATGGGGTCACCCTTTGGGATGAACGCAATAAGCCACTGGCTGGCAAGGAGCGATCACAAAAGCTGTAA